GCGGATCCGCCGCTGATGTGATCGGTGGTGTCGGTGGTAACGGCGGCAACGGCGGCAACGGCGGCGACACCCATCTGAACGCCGGCGGCAAGGTAGCCGGCCATGGTGGTGAGGGCGGCGACGGAGGCACAGGCGGTTCAACGGGTACTGGCGGCAATGGCGGCAATGGCGGCAATGGCGGCGGGCCCAGTGACGGCGGCGGTCTGTCTACCGGCGGTGACGGGGGCATCGGCGGCCAGGGCGCTTTCGGCGGCGTGGCCGGAGGCGACGGAGGCGACGGAGGCGACGGAGGCGACGGCCCACTGGCCGGTGGCGACGGCGCCGATGGAGGGCACGGCGGCGCGTCCAACGCGGGCCCCGGCGCCGCAGGGACGCCCGGTCAACCAAACGACGGCTCTACCGGTGGGGCCGGCGGGGTCGGTGGCGACGGCTCCCGATAATTGAGTGAGCGTCGGCTGGTCCAGGTTCCCGGCGGATCCGGAGCTGGCCATGGCGACCGGCGAGGAGCCCACCAACACGACAGTGTTGGTGGGCTCCGCCCGTTATCTCCGCACTCGGGGAAGCCGCGGCGTTTGGCCGGGCGGTCGACCGCGGCATCGAAGGCCGATCGGGTAAGCGCGGCGGCGTATCGCCGCCGGATAAGGTGGGTAGCCGTGCGCATCTTGGTTATTGGTTCCGGTGCCCGCGAGCACGCGCTATTGCTGGCCCTTCGCAAGGACCCCAAGGTCGATCACCTGGTGGTCGCACCCGGAAACGCAGGCACGGCGGCAGTGGCCGAGCAGCGTGACGTCGACATCACCTCCGGTTCGGCGGTCACCGCGCTGGCCCGAGAGGTCGAGGCCGACCTGGTGGTGATCGGGCCGGAGGTTCCGTTGGTGCTGGGCGTGGCCGATGCGGTACGCGCCGCCGGGATCGCCTGCTTCGGGCCGTCGAAGGACGCCGCCCGCATCGAAGGCTCGAAGGCATTCGCCAAGGACGTGATGGCCGCGGCGGGCGTGCGCACCGCCCGCTCAGAGATCGTCGACAGCCCGGCCGACCTCGACGCCGCTCTCAGCCGGTTCGGCCCGGAGGCCGGCGAGGCGGCCTGGGTGGTCAAGGACGACGGGCTGGCCGCCGGAAAAGGCGTGGTGGTCACCCCCGACCGGGCCGCGGCGCGGGCCCACGCGGCCGGGCTGCTCGATGCCGGTCATCCGGTGCTGTTGGAATCGTTTCTCGACGGGCCCGAAATCTCACTGTTCTGCATCGTCGATGGCGACACCGTGGTGCCGCTGCTGCCCGCACAAGACTTCAAACGCGTCGGCGACGGCGACACCGGCCCCAACACCGGCGGGATGGGTGCCTACGCCCCGCTGCCCTGGCTGTCCCGGCAGGCGGCGGCGGGCATCGTCGGCGACATCATCAAACCGGTCGCGGCCGAACTGCTGCGCCGGGGCAGCCGGTTCGCCGGGCTGCTGTACGCCGGTCTGGCGATGACCTCGACCGGGCCGGCGGTGGTCGAATTCAACTGTCGCTTCGGCGATCCGGAGACCCAGGCGGTGCTGGCCCTGCTGGAGTCGCCGCTCGGGCAGCTGCTGCACGCCGCCGCAACCGGCGGCCTCGGTGAGTTCGGTGCGCTGCGCTGGCGGGATGGCGCGGCGGTGACGGTCGTGCTGGCCGCCGAGAACTATCCGGGCCGGCCGCGGATCGGCGACGTGATCGTCGGCGCCGAGGGCGACGCCGTGTTGCATGCCGGCACCGCCCACCGCGACGACGGCGCGGTGGTGTCCTCCGGCGGCCGGGTGCTGTCGGTGGTGGGCACCGGTGACGACCTGGCCGCGGCCCGCGCGGCCGCCTACCGGACGCTCGGTTCGATTCGCTTGCCGGGCAGTCACTTCCGCACCGATATCGGTTTGGCCGCCGCCGAAGGCACGATTCACGTCTAACCGGCCACACCGGCCTCGGCAATTCCCGGCGTCCGGCGGGCGATATTCGTTTCGGGCTCACCCGGGTGCTTGGTCGTTGCGCCCGAAGTGATGGCAACCGCGACGGTAGGATGACTCAGTATGTCTGACCAAAGTCAGCCGGACTCCGCGGAGTCGGCCACCCAGGAACACCCAACCGACCAGGCGGAAGCTCCGAAAAGGCCGGCGCCCAAGACCCCGGCGGTCACAGCGCCGGCGACACCGGGCTGGCGCCCGGTTGTCGCGGCGGCAGCGGTCGCGCTGGTCGCCGGAGCCCTCGGCGGTGCGGGTGTGGCCGCCTTCTGGCACCCGGGATCCGAAGCATCGGCCAAGTCCTCCGGCCAACACGCCGCCGACGCGACCAAGGACGTCTGCTCCGCAGCAGTGCTCGCGCGTCAGGCGGTGGCCAACAACATGCACCTGAAGAACCCGGATCCGCAGAACCCGGTTGCCCAACTCGCGGTGGCCGCCAACGCGAGATTGTCACTGACTGCGGGTGCCGCCTACCTGCGGGGTCGGCTCGAAGCGAACCCGGCTGCTCCGCAGGATGTGGTGAAAGCCGCCAACGCGATGGCCGGCGAGTTAGAGCACCTGAATCTCAGTTATCTTGTCGGGCAACCGAACTCCGATCGGGAACAGCTGGGACGCGACCTTGACGCGCGGATCGCGGAACTGGGCAAGCTCTGCCAGTAAGCGCTCCGGGCTGACCGGGCGTGCTTGGATCCGGTCAGCCCGTCGAAGCTCAGAAGCCCAAGAACGCCAGCGGGTCCCACGAGGATGCGAGCGCGGACCCCACGTCGTCGAGTCCGGTGAAGGCGGCGCCTGCATCGAGCGGATTGGCTGCGTTGATGTCGCCGAACAGCGAGCTCAGGTCGACGTTGCCGAACGGCGTCACCAACATGTCGATGACGGTGCCGTCATCACCCGGGGTGGCGATGTAGATGTTCTCCCAGCCGCCGCCCAAGTTGAAGACGTCGTAGACGGTGCCCACCGCCGGCAGCATCGAGGCGTCCACACCGTCGGCGGCGGTGACAGTCTGAATGGTGAACTCGGTGTTGGTAAAGCCCAGCAGGTTGGTCACACCCGTGGCGGTAGAGATGGTGCCGAGGTCGGTGGTGCTTGACCCGCTGCCGCTGTAGACGTCGAAGTCCTGAATATTCAGGTTGAGCGGGATGGTGTCGTACTTCTGGATCTGCCCGGATGCGAGGCTCAGCAGTGGCGCAATGCCGAGCAGGGCGGGGGCGTCCTTGAAACCCTCGGTGCCGTCCGCCATCATCGGGTCGAAAGTGAAGCCGCCGAGGGTGAAGGCGTCGGGCATGGTGCTGTCGCCGACGAGTAGACCGGTGAAGGCGTCGCCCGGGTGCAGCGGGTTGGCGGCGTTGATACCGCCGAACAGCGAGTCCAGATTCATGTTGCCGAATGGCGTCACCAGAGTGTCGGTGACGGTGCCGTGGGTGATGGTGCCGTCGTCGGCGGTGACATCGGGAGTGGCGGTGTAGACGTTCTGCCAGCCGTTGCCGAGGTTTAACACGTCATAGACCGTCCCGGTTGCCGGCAGACCCGACCCGTCCGCACCGGTAGGGGTGGCGCTGAGAACGGTGAACTGGGTGTTGGCCATGCCCAGCAGATTCGTCGCGGACACACCGGTGTCGATGGTGCCCACCTGGGTGGCGCCGGACCCGACGCCGCTGTAGACGTCGAACTCTTGCGGCGCGAGCGCGACTGATCCCAGCAGTATGCCGCCGCCGAGGTTCAGTAGTGGCGGTGTGCCGCCGAGGGCGGAGACGGGGTTGAAGCCTTCGGTCACGGTGCCGTCCTCAGCGGTGCTGAACGGGTCGAAGGTGGTGCTGCCGATGGCGAAGGCGTCATCACCGCCGGCGCCGGTGGCCGCTTCCAGACCGGCGAAGGCGTCGCCGGGCTGCAGCGGGTCGGCGGCGTTGACGCCGGCGAACAGCGAGCTCAGGTCGATGTTGCCGAACGGGGTCACCAGCTTGTCGGTGACGGTGCCGCTGGTGTCTCCGACGCTCGGTGTCGCGGTGTAGACGTTGTAGAAGCCGCCGCCCAGGTTGAGCACGTCATAGACCGTCCCCAGCGCCGGCAGGCCGGTTGCATCGCCGGTGACGCCGGTGACGACGAACTCGGTGTTGGGCAGACCGAGGAGGTTCGTGACGGTTTCGTTGGTGTCGATGCTGCCGAGGGCGGTCGCGCTCGACCCGGTACCGCTGTACACGTCGAAGGTTTGCGGCGAGAGATCCAGCGTATTACCGAAAAAGCTCACTGTCCCGCCACCGAGGCTCAATAGCGGCGGAGCAAGGCTGATCGGAAGGACAGGGTTGAAGCCCGCGTCGCCAGACAGATTGATGGGGTCGAAAGTGGCGCCGTTGATGGTGAAGGCATCCTCACCGGGCGCGGCGGCAGCAACCGCGGCCTGCAGAAACGCTGCGGCCAGTAACCCGCCACCCGCGGTGGCGGCAACGGCGGCCGCCTGGGCTCGTCGGTTCGTCATGGAGCCTTCCAATCTGTTGGGCGGGACTCAGGAACAGATGAGTTACCCATGAGTAGGTTGAGAGAAAGCTACTACGCGTGTTCTCTGTCACACAAGGGATTCGCGAAGCATAATGCGGGGAAATTTCGTCATTTCGGGAGACGAAACGGTTAAATTCTGCCGAATTTTGCCGATTCGCGGCCCCACAGTGGCAAATAGTCGATCTATGCATGCGCCTGATTCTGGGCCGCCACTGAGAAGCGCTGAATAATCGCCCGGACCGTCAGCGTGAACGCAGACACCCCCACTTGGCGTCAGACGCCGAGCGGGGGTGTCGTGTATACCCGGTTAGAACCAGCTGCCCGGGTCGAACAGGTCGAAGCCCGCCGCGGCGGCGCCGGCCGCGTCGAGGCCCGAGACCGCGTCGCCCGCGTCAAGCGGTGCGACGGCATCGAACATGCTGAACATGCCCGACAGGTCGAAGGTGCCGAACGGGGTGATCAACGTGTCGGTGATGCTCGATGCTGCCGTGCCGTCGGCGTTAGGGATGGCCTCGTAGACGTTGGTGAAGCCCCAGAGGTCGGTGACGCTGTAGACCGTGCCCAGCGTGGGCAAGTCGGCGATCTGCGCGTCGGTGAGACCGGAGGCGGCATCGACCGAGGTGACGGTGAACTGGGTGGTCTCGATTCCGAGAATGTTCGACATGTTCTCGCCGAAACTGACCGTGCCCAGGGTGGCGCCGCTGTCGTCGTACACCGAGATACCGTCCTGGGTGGGCAGGAACGCCCCGAGCGCGTTGACGCCGGCGATCTGCAGCAGCGGTGCGATACCGAATAGTGGATAGCTGGCATCGGTGCTGAACCCGTCGCTGCCCGGGTCGAAGGTGGTCCCGCCGATGGTGAACGCGTTGTCGCTGAGGGCGGCGCTGTCAGACGTCGCGGCGAGCGCACCCAGCGGCGCAGCCGGATCCAGCGGGCTGGTCGCGTCAAAGGTCGTCGGTATGTTGAGGTTGCCGAACGGGGTGACCAGGGTGTCGGTGATGGTGGCCGGCCCGCCGTCAATACCCGGGACGGCTTCGTAGACGTTGGCAAAACCACCACCGAGGTCGGTGACGCTGTAGACCGTCCCGACGGCGGGTAGGTCGGCGAGATTGATGTTGTTGAGCACGCTTGCTATTTCATCGTTGGTGATCTCGCTGCCGGCGAGGTTGAGATCGCTGGGAAGAAGCGAGATGAGAACGTCATTGCCGGTGATGTCACCGCTGCCGTAGCGGAGGATGTCGCTGTTGGCGGCCAGGGCATTCGCCAGGTCTTCTGCGGTGAAATCGGCGCTGCTGAAGTCTAAGTCAGCGGCTAGGGCGCTTTCGAGCGTGGAGGTGGCCGGGTCGATGGCGCCGACGGTGAACTGGGTGCTGTCGATGCCGAGCACGTCGGAGTACCAGAGGAAGGTGTGGACGGTGCCGGCGTCGGTACCGTCGGCGTACGCCGTGAAGTCCTGCTCCGCCTGGGTACCTTCTATGCCGGAACCGGAGATATTGAGGGCGCTGGCCTGCAAACTCAGCAGCGGCGCGAAGCTGGACAAAGACAACGGCATAGGGATGTCGATGCCGTCGCTGCCCGGGTCGAAGGTGGTGGCCCCGATGGTGAACGCATTGTCGCTGAGCCCGCTGATGCCGGATGCGTTCCCCAGGGCTTCCAGAGGGGCACCCGGGTCCAGCGGTGCGATGGCGTCATAGGGGGTCGGTAGGTCGAAGTTGCCGAACGGGGTGACGAACGTGTTGGTGATGCTGGAGGCGGCCGTTCCGTCGGCGTTGGGCACGGCCACGTAGACGTTCGCGAAGCCGCCGCCGAGGTTGGTGATGCTGTACACCGTGCCGTCGGCGGGCAGCTCGGCGGCTTGAGCGGCGGTCAGCCCGTCGGCCGCAGTGCTGCTGGTGACGGTGAACTGCGCGGTGACGATGCCCAGGAGATTCTGAACGTTGGTCGAGGTTAGAAGTGTGCCGAGCGTTTCGCCGCTGCTGTCCTCGATGGTGAACTGCTGCGAGCCGAGGCTGAACAGGCCCAGCAGGCTGTCGCTGCCGAGCGAGAGCAGCGGGGCATTGGCGAACATCGGGGTGAGAGCTTCATAGCCGTCGGTCTGCGTGCCGGTCAGCGCGTCGATCGCCACCGGGTCGGTGAAGCTGATATCGCCGATGGTGAACCCGGCGTTGGATCCGCTGTCGGCGACCGCGATCGCCGCGTGCAGAAACGCTGCTGTCAGCAGCCCGCCCCCGGCGGTGGCGGCAATCGTGAAAGCCTGGATACGTCGGTTCATCGTCACACACCTTTCAATCTGTTAGCTGGGGACCGAAGCTCAGAACCAGCTGCCCGGGTCGAAGAGGTCGAAGCTGCCTGCGGCCGTTGACGCCGCGTCGTCGAGACCGGTGAAGGCATCGCCCGGGTCGAGCGGGCCCGCGGCGTTGAAGCTGCCGAACAGCGAGCTCAGGTCGACGTTGCCGAACGGCGTCACCAGCGTGTCGGTGATGGTGCCGTCCTCGCCGGGAGTGGCGATGTAGATGTTCTGCCAACCGCCGCCCAGGTTGAAGACGTCGTAGACCGTTCCCACCGCCGGCAGTGCGGAGGCGTCGATATCGTCTGCGGCCGTGACACTTTGGACGGTGAACTCGGTGTTGGTAAAGCCCAGCAGCTCGGACACGTTCACGCTTGTCCTGACGGTCCCGAGGTCGCTGTCGCCAGAGCCGCCGTAGACGTCGAAGTCTTGCGGCGAAAAGTTGATCGGCGCATCGGTGGTGCCGATGCCGACCGTGGCGCCGCCGAGGTTCAACAGCGGGGCTGCGCCGATCAACGCCGGAATGACGTGGAAGCCCTCGGTCGAGACGCCGCCGGTCGTGGTGAACGGGTCGAAGACATAGCCGCCGAGACTGAAGGCATCCTCGCCGAAGGAACTGTCGCCGACCTGCAGGCCGGTGAAGGCGTCGCCCGGGTCGAGCGGGTTGGCCAGATTGATGCCACCGAACAGTGCGTCCAGGCTCATGTTGCCGAACGGGGTTACCAGGGTGTCGGTGACGGTGCCGCTGGTAACGGTGCCGTCGGCGGCGATGACGTCCGGGGTGGCGGTGTAGACGTTCGCCCAGCCGTTGCCGAGGTTGAACGCGTCGTAGACGG
This is a stretch of genomic DNA from Mycolicibacter terrae. It encodes these proteins:
- the purD gene encoding phosphoribosylamine--glycine ligase, which translates into the protein MRILVIGSGAREHALLLALRKDPKVDHLVVAPGNAGTAAVAEQRDVDITSGSAVTALAREVEADLVVIGPEVPLVLGVADAVRAAGIACFGPSKDAARIEGSKAFAKDVMAAAGVRTARSEIVDSPADLDAALSRFGPEAGEAAWVVKDDGLAAGKGVVVTPDRAAARAHAAGLLDAGHPVLLESFLDGPEISLFCIVDGDTVVPLLPAQDFKRVGDGDTGPNTGGMGAYAPLPWLSRQAAAGIVGDIIKPVAAELLRRGSRFAGLLYAGLAMTSTGPAVVEFNCRFGDPETQAVLALLESPLGQLLHAAATGGLGEFGALRWRDGAAVTVVLAAENYPGRPRIGDVIVGAEGDAVLHAGTAHRDDGAVVSSGGRVLSVVGTGDDLAAARAAAYRTLGSIRLPGSHFRTDIGLAAAEGTIHV